From a region of the Corallococcus silvisoli genome:
- a CDS encoding MarR family winged helix-turn-helix transcriptional regulator translates to MPTSSSGFPPEDPRGLMLAGDRIGQQLQTLSLLTRRIEARLGDSLGVNSTDLSAMEQLITSGPMSPTDLASRLKVTTAAGTYIVDRLERAGHVAREKQSDDRRKVRVVPAPESVARVFQHLTPMLTGLDALVAGLPAADRAVIEQFLGRVIDVYRAAADPAAAPSSHGLD, encoded by the coding sequence CTCCCGAGGATCCCCGGGGGCTGATGCTCGCCGGGGACCGCATCGGGCAGCAGTTGCAGACGCTGTCACTGCTGACGCGGCGGATCGAAGCGCGGCTGGGTGACAGCCTGGGGGTGAACTCCACCGACCTGTCGGCGATGGAGCAGCTCATCACCAGCGGGCCCATGAGCCCCACGGACCTGGCGTCGCGGCTGAAGGTCACGACCGCCGCCGGCACCTACATCGTGGACCGGCTGGAGCGCGCGGGGCACGTGGCGCGGGAGAAGCAGTCGGACGACCGGCGCAAGGTGCGGGTCGTGCCCGCGCCCGAGTCCGTGGCGCGCGTCTTCCAACACCTGACGCCGATGCTGACGGGGCTGGACGCGCTCGTCGCGGGACTTCCCGCCGCGGACCGGGCGGTCATCGAGCAGTTCCTGGGCCGGGTGATCGACGTCTATCGGGCGGCGGCGGATCCGGCCGCGGCACCTTCCTCACACGGATTGGACTGA
- a CDS encoding FAD-dependent monooxygenase, whose product MSRRTVLVTGASVAGPTLAYWLRRYGMDVVVVERAPELRTGGQTVDVRGAGRTVAQRMGLEDAIRACSTNEEGIAFVDANNRTRAAFDAKAFGGEGLIAELEILRGELARLLVERTRDDAEYIFGDCVTGLEDDGERVRVTFQRGAPRTFDLVIAAEGIGSRTRKLVFGDEVTFRAFDLHTAYFTIPRAPSDGQQARWFNAPGSRNVTLRPDNLGTTRALLSFQEPPQGYERLEPARQKALLKRTFAGLGWETPRVLAALDDSPDFYFEAIGQVKMPRWSKGRVALVGDAAYCASPSAAWARASRSSAPTSSPES is encoded by the coding sequence ATGAGCAGACGTACTGTGTTGGTGACCGGCGCCAGTGTGGCGGGCCCCACCCTGGCCTACTGGCTGCGCCGCTACGGGATGGACGTGGTGGTCGTCGAGCGCGCGCCGGAGCTGCGGACCGGCGGCCAGACGGTCGACGTGCGCGGCGCGGGAAGGACGGTCGCGCAACGCATGGGCCTGGAGGACGCCATCCGCGCCTGCTCCACGAACGAGGAGGGCATCGCCTTCGTCGACGCGAACAACCGGACGCGCGCCGCCTTCGACGCGAAGGCGTTCGGGGGCGAAGGGCTCATCGCGGAGCTGGAGATCCTCCGGGGCGAGCTGGCCCGGCTCCTGGTGGAGCGCACGCGCGATGACGCCGAATACATCTTCGGGGACTGCGTGACCGGGCTCGAGGACGACGGGGAGCGGGTGCGGGTGACGTTCCAGCGGGGGGCGCCCCGCACGTTCGACCTGGTCATCGCGGCGGAAGGGATTGGCTCCAGGACGCGGAAGCTCGTCTTCGGTGACGAGGTGACGTTCCGCGCGTTCGACCTCCACACCGCCTACTTCACGATTCCGCGCGCGCCCTCCGACGGCCAGCAGGCCCGCTGGTTCAACGCGCCGGGCAGCCGGAACGTGACGCTGCGCCCCGACAACCTGGGGACGACCCGCGCGCTGCTGTCCTTCCAGGAGCCACCCCAGGGCTACGAGCGGCTGGAACCCGCGCGGCAGAAGGCGCTCCTGAAGCGCACCTTCGCCGGCCTCGGATGGGAGACGCCGCGAGTGCTGGCGGCCCTGGATGACTCGCCGGACTTCTATTTCGAGGCCATCGGACAGGTGAAGATGCCCCGCTGGTCGAAGGGGCGCGTGGCCCTGGTGGGCGACGCCGCCTACTGCGCCTCCCCATCAGCGGCATGGGCACGAGCCTCGCGCTCGTCGGCGCCTACGTCCTCGCCGGAGAGCTGA
- a CDS encoding Rossmann-fold NAD(P)-binding domain-containing protein, whose translation MGTSLALVGAYVLAGELMRHGDHRQAFASYEALMRPYVNQAQQLPKSAPRLASPRTRAGIALGHAVLRLATAPGLRRILGKVLSPSADAITLPDYAPVAS comes from the coding sequence ATGGGCACGAGCCTCGCGCTCGTCGGCGCCTACGTCCTCGCCGGAGAGCTGATGCGCCACGGCGACCACCGCCAGGCCTTCGCGTCCTACGAAGCCCTCATGCGGCCCTACGTGAATCAGGCCCAGCAGCTTCCGAAGAGCGCGCCGCGCCTCGCCTCCCCGCGGACGCGCGCGGGCATCGCGTTGGGGCATGCGGTCCTCCGGCTCGCGACCGCCCCCGGCCTCCGGCGCATCCTGGGCAAGGTGCTGTCACCCTCGGCGGACGCCATCACCCTGCCGGACTACGCCCCCGTCGCGAGCTGA
- a CDS encoding MBL fold metallo-hydrolase, which translates to MNAGPMRAADKARQKAFRTAFPSYGPQRPSWGGRLLRLFGWGLLILGAFLLVVVIDGWRAFGRGAEGARLERMVRSPQWQDGGFVNPQPILNNWERSLSDLFHGSSDASPRMPVVVDRIDPERFATPPPDGLRVTWMGHSSTLVEVDGHRVLTDPMWGERTSPLEWIGPKRWFPAPIALDALPPIDAVVISHDHYDHLDFATITAMKDWDTTFVVPLGVGAHLEYWGVPASRIVELDWWERTKVKGLDIVCTPARHASGRFLQRDKTLWAGWALVGPAHRVYYSGDTGLFPAMEEIGAKLGPFDLTMIETGQYGAGWPDWHLGPEQAVLAHRLVRGRLMLPVHWGLVTLASHGWTEPIERSLVAAKHDSVGITAPRPGQDFLARAPPPVERWWPDRPWKTAEEAPIVASQIPPKVREGPPALPLLAVPATASPPSAKSQGAGAQVVTPQATPPAPAPPSPAPQGANAAEATPRGASPTASSPQDANPPSTAPQGAKATGATAPSAGPTAVRPQVANTEVAAPPTPHPPGAGTTVAAPHE; encoded by the coding sequence ATGAACGCCGGACCCATGCGGGCCGCGGACAAGGCCCGACAGAAGGCCTTCCGTACGGCCTTTCCGTCCTACGGCCCCCAGCGGCCGTCCTGGGGAGGCAGGCTCTTGCGCCTCTTCGGGTGGGGCCTGCTGATCCTGGGCGCCTTCCTCTTGGTCGTCGTCATCGACGGGTGGCGTGCGTTCGGGCGGGGCGCGGAGGGGGCGCGGCTGGAGCGGATGGTGCGCTCGCCGCAGTGGCAGGACGGCGGGTTCGTCAACCCGCAGCCCATCCTGAACAACTGGGAGCGCTCGCTGTCGGACCTGTTCCACGGCAGCTCCGACGCCAGTCCGCGGATGCCGGTGGTGGTGGACCGCATCGACCCGGAGCGCTTCGCCACGCCGCCGCCGGACGGGCTGCGCGTCACCTGGATGGGGCACTCGTCCACGCTGGTGGAGGTGGACGGGCACCGCGTGCTCACGGACCCCATGTGGGGCGAGCGCACGTCGCCGCTGGAGTGGATTGGACCGAAGCGCTGGTTCCCGGCGCCCATCGCGCTGGACGCACTGCCGCCCATCGACGCGGTGGTCATCTCGCATGACCACTACGACCACCTGGACTTCGCGACCATCACGGCGATGAAGGATTGGGACACCACGTTCGTGGTGCCGCTGGGCGTGGGGGCGCACCTGGAATACTGGGGCGTGCCGGCGTCGCGCATCGTGGAGCTGGACTGGTGGGAGCGCACGAAGGTGAAGGGGTTGGACATCGTGTGCACGCCGGCGCGGCACGCGTCGGGCCGGTTCCTGCAACGGGACAAGACGCTGTGGGCGGGCTGGGCGCTCGTGGGACCGGCGCACCGGGTCTACTACTCGGGTGACACCGGCCTGTTCCCCGCGATGGAGGAGATTGGCGCGAAGCTGGGGCCGTTCGATTTGACGATGATCGAGACGGGGCAGTACGGCGCGGGCTGGCCGGACTGGCACCTGGGGCCGGAGCAGGCGGTGCTCGCGCACCGGCTGGTGCGTGGCCGGTTGATGTTGCCGGTGCACTGGGGGCTGGTGACGTTGGCGTCGCATGGGTGGACGGAGCCCATCGAGCGCTCGTTGGTGGCCGCGAAGCACGACAGCGTGGGCATCACCGCGCCCCGTCCCGGACAGGACTTCCTCGCGAGGGCACCGCCGCCGGTGGAGCGCTGGTGGCCGGACCGCCCATGGAAGACCGCGGAGGAGGCGCCCATCGTGGCCAGCCAGATTCCGCCCAAGGTCCGCGAAGGGCCTCCGGCGCTGCCGCTGCTCGCGGTTCCGGCGACGGCCAGCCCGCCCTCGGCGAAATCGCAGGGCGCGGGAGCACAGGTCGTGACGCCACAAGCGACACCGCCAGCGCCGGCTCCGCCGTCCCCCGCTCCGCAGGGCGCGAACGCGGCGGAAGCGACGCCGCGGGGCGCGAGTCCGACGGCCTCGAGCCCCCAGGATGCCAATCCGCCGAGCACGGCTCCGCAGGGAGCCAAGGCGACCGGCGCGACGGCTCCGAGCGCGGGCCCGACGGCGGTCCGTCCGCAAGTCGCGAACACGGAGGTCGCGGCGCCTCCCACCCCCCACCCGCCCGGCGCGGGGACGACGGTCGCTGCGCCGCATGAGTGA
- a CDS encoding DUF3293 domain-containing protein, which produces MSDARRAALHGAFRATAYVVRPHPLVGGVKHVLRVDAAHPALDAALTAHGFTSWAFITAWNPRAHPRPLRTNERLQRSLFALLEARGQPFVSAIGVADDRSWFEESVFVPGLSRDEALRIGRLFDQEAVVWSRVDGSAELLECLAFAGP; this is translated from the coding sequence ATGAGTGACGCGCGGCGGGCCGCGTTGCACGGGGCCTTCAGGGCCACGGCCTACGTCGTGCGCCCGCACCCGCTCGTCGGAGGCGTGAAGCACGTGCTGCGCGTGGACGCCGCGCACCCGGCGCTCGACGCCGCGCTCACCGCGCACGGCTTCACCAGCTGGGCCTTCATCACCGCGTGGAATCCCCGCGCGCACCCACGGCCGCTCCGCACCAACGAGCGCCTTCAGCGCTCCCTTTTCGCGCTGCTCGAAGCCCGGGGGCAGCCGTTCGTGTCCGCCATCGGCGTCGCGGACGACCGGAGCTGGTTCGAGGAGAGCGTCTTCGTCCCCGGCCTGTCCCGGGACGAGGCCCTCCGCATCGGACGGCTGTTCGACCAGGAGGCCGTGGTCTGGAGCCGCGTGGACGGAAGCGCGGAGCTGCTGGAGTGTCTGGCGTTCGCCGGTCCCTGA
- a CDS encoding bifunctional metallophosphatase/5'-nucleotidase, with protein MQPSVPRARDAARPSVFLLAGAFVTGLLLFMHGGCGDQECVNAFDCQEQNPAPEGQGWTCVDHVCRAVTLQPPPTNTDAGTDDAGTGDGGTAATVSVKIIAFNDFHGQLEPASGSGGQIAQAFLADGGPDRVNAGGAVYFARHVAELRAKNPNSVVVSAGDLIGATPLLSALFHDEPTIEAMNQMGLDLSAVGNHEFDEGGSELLRMQSGGCHPVDGCQDGTGFSGAKFKFLAANVATGPGRTLFPRYDVRTFQGVKVAFIGMTLEGTPNIVTPTGVAGLEFKDEVETVNALVPELKSQGVNAIVVVVHEGGTPAVDSLYNECKGISGPIVDIAQKLDPAVSVILSGHTHQAYNCTLSGKLVTSAASVGRLLTDIDLTLDVATGQVLKAQAQNVIVTRTVTPDSATTELITRYKGLTAALENRVIGWIAQTLVRGNIQTDPTGQSTMGFVIADAQLEATRPANLGGAQIAFMNPGGVRADLVRDPANPSDLGAVTYGESFTVQPFGNSLVTLTLTGAQIERLLEQQWPNASTTRILHPSAGFTYAFSASAPPGSKVDPASIRLNGTTVDPAANYRVTVNSFLAPGGDGFSVLTEGKAPLGGAVDTDALEAYLAARSTEANPLPAPALDRITRLP; from the coding sequence ATGCAGCCTTCCGTCCCCCGCGCGCGTGATGCCGCGCGTCCCAGCGTCTTCCTCCTCGCCGGCGCCTTCGTCACCGGCCTGCTGCTCTTCATGCACGGCGGCTGCGGCGACCAGGAGTGCGTGAACGCCTTCGACTGCCAGGAACAGAACCCCGCGCCGGAAGGCCAGGGCTGGACCTGCGTCGACCACGTCTGCCGGGCCGTCACCCTCCAGCCCCCGCCCACCAATACCGACGCGGGCACGGACGACGCGGGCACGGGCGACGGGGGCACCGCCGCCACCGTCTCCGTGAAGATCATCGCGTTCAACGACTTCCACGGGCAGTTGGAGCCCGCGAGCGGCAGCGGCGGCCAGATTGCCCAGGCCTTCCTGGCGGACGGCGGCCCGGATCGCGTGAACGCGGGCGGCGCCGTGTACTTCGCCCGCCACGTCGCGGAGCTGCGCGCGAAGAACCCGAACAGCGTGGTGGTGTCCGCGGGCGACCTCATCGGCGCCACGCCGCTGCTGTCCGCGCTCTTCCATGACGAGCCCACCATCGAGGCCATGAACCAGATGGGCCTGGACCTGAGCGCCGTGGGCAACCACGAGTTCGACGAGGGCGGCTCGGAGCTGCTGCGCATGCAGTCCGGTGGCTGCCACCCCGTGGACGGCTGCCAGGACGGCACCGGCTTCTCCGGCGCGAAGTTCAAGTTCCTCGCGGCCAACGTGGCCACCGGCCCGGGCCGCACCCTCTTCCCGCGCTACGACGTGCGCACCTTCCAGGGCGTGAAGGTGGCCTTCATCGGCATGACGCTGGAAGGCACGCCGAACATCGTCACGCCGACGGGCGTCGCCGGCCTGGAGTTCAAGGACGAGGTGGAGACCGTCAACGCGCTGGTGCCGGAGCTGAAGTCGCAGGGCGTGAACGCCATCGTCGTCGTGGTGCACGAGGGCGGCACGCCCGCGGTCGACTCGCTCTACAACGAGTGCAAGGGCATCTCCGGCCCCATCGTGGACATCGCCCAGAAGCTGGACCCCGCCGTGAGCGTCATCCTCAGCGGCCACACCCATCAGGCCTACAACTGCACGCTGAGCGGCAAGCTGGTCACCAGCGCCGCGTCGGTGGGCCGGCTGCTCACGGACATCGACCTGACCCTGGACGTGGCCACCGGGCAGGTGCTGAAGGCCCAGGCCCAGAACGTCATCGTCACCCGCACGGTGACGCCCGACTCCGCCACCACCGAGCTCATCACCCGCTACAAGGGCCTCACCGCGGCGCTGGAGAACCGCGTCATCGGCTGGATTGCCCAGACCCTGGTCCGCGGCAACATCCAGACGGACCCCACCGGCCAGTCCACCATGGGCTTCGTCATCGCGGACGCGCAGCTGGAGGCCACCCGGCCCGCGAACCTGGGCGGCGCCCAGATTGCCTTCATGAACCCCGGCGGCGTGCGGGCCGACCTCGTGCGCGACCCGGCCAACCCCAGCGACCTCGGCGCCGTCACCTACGGCGAGTCCTTCACGGTGCAGCCCTTCGGCAACAGCCTGGTCACCCTGACGCTGACCGGCGCGCAGATTGAGCGCCTGCTGGAGCAGCAGTGGCCCAACGCCAGCACCACCCGCATCCTCCACCCGTCCGCGGGCTTCACGTATGCGTTCAGCGCGTCCGCGCCCCCGGGCTCCAAGGTGGACCCCGCCAGCATCCGGCTGAACGGCACGACGGTGGATCCGGCCGCGAACTACCGCGTCACGGTGAACAGCTTCCTCGCTCCGGGCGGCGACGGCTTCAGCGTCCTCACGGAGGGCAAGGCCCCCCTGGGCGGCGCGGTGGACACCGACGCGCTGGAGGCCTACCTGGCCGCGCGGAGCACGGAGGCCAACCCGCTGCCGGCCCCGGCGCTCGACCGCATCACCCGGCTGCCGTAG
- the clpP gene encoding ATP-dependent Clp endopeptidase proteolytic subunit ClpP — protein MNVPFVIETTHRGERAYDLYSRLLKDRIILLGTPINDDVANLIVAQLLFLESEDPDKGINLYINSPGGSVTAALAMYDTMQYVKCPVSTICVGQAASAGALLLLAGSKGKRYALPNSRIMIHQPLGGAQGQATDIEIQAKEILRLRAYLNGLFVKHTGHTIERIEKDTERDYFMSAEEARQYGLIDEVVERASGVPAPK, from the coding sequence ATGAACGTCCCCTTCGTCATTGAGACCACGCACCGCGGCGAGCGGGCGTACGACCTCTACAGCCGCCTGCTCAAGGACCGCATCATCCTCCTGGGCACGCCCATCAACGACGATGTGGCCAACCTCATCGTCGCCCAGCTCCTGTTCCTGGAGTCCGAGGACCCCGACAAGGGCATCAACCTCTACATCAACTCGCCGGGCGGCTCCGTCACCGCGGCGCTCGCGATGTACGACACGATGCAGTACGTCAAATGCCCCGTGTCCACCATCTGCGTGGGCCAGGCCGCCTCCGCGGGCGCGCTGCTGTTGCTGGCGGGCTCCAAGGGCAAGCGCTACGCCCTGCCCAACAGCCGCATCATGATCCACCAGCCGCTGGGTGGCGCGCAGGGGCAGGCGACGGACATCGAAATCCAGGCGAAGGAGATCCTCCGCCTGCGCGCGTACCTCAACGGCCTGTTCGTGAAGCACACGGGCCACACCATCGAGCGCATCGAGAAGGACACCGAGCGCGACTACTTCATGAGCGCCGAGGAGGCCCGGCAGTACGGCCTCATCGACGAGGTCGTGGAGCGCGCTTCGGGAGTCCCGGCGCCCAAGTAG
- the fumC gene encoding class II fumarate hydratase has protein sequence MSTKNVRIEKDTFGPIEVPADRLWGAQTQRSRQNFAISTERMPPALVHALVLVKKAAALVNLENGTLPKDKAQAIVKAADEVLAGQHEEEFPLLVWQTGSGTQTNMNCNEVLANRASELMGGERGEARKVHANDDVNKGQSSNDVFPTAMSVAAVEAVVKHVLPELQALRDVLAQKSQAFQSIVKIGRTHLQDATPLTLGQEFSGYVAQLERAKGHIEAALPHLSELALGGTAVGTGLNAPPGYAERVAVEIARLTGHGFITAPNKFEALAANDALVQAHGALKGLAAVLFKVANDIRWLSSGPRSGIGEINIPENEPGSSIMPGKVNPTQSEALTMLCAQVMGNDVAISLGGASGNFELNVFKPLLIQNFLQSCRLLADGMRSFRLNCAVGIEPNLPRLQENLQRSLMLVTALNPHIGYDNAARIAKTAHKQGRTLKEVAVELGLVTEEQFDQWVRPEKMTGGL, from the coding sequence GTGAGCACGAAGAACGTTCGCATCGAGAAGGACACCTTCGGTCCCATCGAAGTCCCCGCCGACCGGCTCTGGGGCGCGCAGACGCAGCGAAGCCGCCAGAACTTCGCCATCTCCACGGAGCGCATGCCTCCGGCGCTGGTGCACGCGCTGGTGCTCGTGAAGAAGGCCGCCGCGCTGGTGAACCTGGAGAACGGCACCCTGCCCAAGGACAAGGCCCAGGCCATCGTGAAGGCCGCGGATGAGGTCCTCGCCGGACAGCACGAGGAGGAGTTCCCCCTGCTGGTGTGGCAGACGGGCAGCGGCACCCAGACGAACATGAACTGCAACGAGGTGCTGGCCAACCGCGCCTCGGAGCTCATGGGCGGCGAGCGCGGCGAGGCGCGCAAGGTGCACGCCAACGACGACGTCAACAAGGGCCAGAGCTCCAACGACGTGTTCCCCACCGCGATGAGCGTGGCCGCCGTGGAGGCCGTGGTGAAGCACGTGCTTCCGGAGCTTCAGGCCCTGCGCGACGTGCTGGCCCAGAAGTCCCAGGCGTTCCAGTCCATCGTGAAGATTGGCCGCACGCACCTGCAGGACGCGACGCCGCTCACGCTGGGCCAGGAGTTCAGCGGGTACGTGGCGCAGCTGGAGCGCGCGAAGGGTCACATCGAGGCCGCGCTGCCGCACCTGTCGGAGCTGGCGCTGGGCGGCACCGCCGTGGGCACCGGCCTCAACGCGCCCCCGGGCTACGCCGAGCGCGTGGCGGTGGAGATCGCCAGGCTCACCGGCCATGGCTTCATCACCGCGCCCAACAAGTTCGAGGCGCTGGCCGCCAACGACGCGCTGGTGCAGGCGCACGGCGCGCTCAAGGGCCTGGCGGCGGTGCTGTTCAAGGTGGCCAATGACATCCGGTGGCTGTCGTCCGGGCCGCGCTCGGGCATTGGCGAAATCAACATCCCGGAGAACGAGCCGGGCAGCTCCATCATGCCGGGCAAGGTGAACCCCACGCAGAGCGAGGCGCTCACCATGCTGTGCGCCCAGGTGATGGGGAACGACGTGGCCATCTCCCTGGGCGGCGCGTCCGGCAACTTCGAGCTGAACGTCTTCAAGCCGCTGCTCATCCAGAACTTCCTCCAGAGCTGCCGGCTGCTGGCGGACGGGATGCGCAGCTTCCGGCTGAACTGCGCGGTGGGCATCGAGCCCAACCTCCCGCGCCTCCAGGAGAACCTCCAGCGCAGCCTGATGCTGGTGACGGCGCTCAACCCGCACATCGGCTACGACAACGCGGCGAGGATCGCCAAGACGGCGCACAAGCAGGGCAGGACGCTCAAGGAGGTCGCGGTGGAGCTGGGGCTCGTCACCGAAGAACAGTTCGACCAGTGGGTCCGCCCGGAGAAGATGACCGGGGGGCTGTAG
- a CDS encoding PspC domain-containing protein codes for MDVTTRCRACSRELSEGAARCSHCRTRTVPLHRGEGRALLGVCAALARELDVDAALVRVAFVLLLFASGGMSLLLYVLLWGFTPARPGGRAPFQGPLDWIARVGSTPVDEDAPRWERRV; via the coding sequence ATGGACGTCACGACGCGGTGCAGGGCTTGTTCGCGGGAGCTGTCCGAGGGGGCGGCGCGGTGTTCGCACTGCCGCACGCGCACGGTGCCGCTGCACCGGGGAGAGGGGCGGGCGCTGCTGGGCGTGTGCGCGGCGTTGGCTCGGGAGCTGGACGTGGACGCCGCGCTGGTGCGGGTGGCGTTCGTGCTCCTGCTGTTCGCGTCCGGAGGGATGAGCCTGCTGCTCTATGTGCTGCTCTGGGGGTTCACCCCGGCGCGGCCCGGAGGCCGGGCCCCCTTCCAGGGGCCGTTGGATTGGATTGCCCGGGTGGGGAGCACGCCCGTGGACGAGGACGCGCCGCGCTGGGAGCGTCGCGTCTGA
- the aceB gene encoding malate synthase A, producing MDASTPQESPAFGPGVSVQGTWHPDYAEVLTQDAMAFVAKLARTFGERREALLERRKKVAQGWRKGERPHFLPETADVRKGDWTVSPVPADLQDRRVEITGPVDRKMIINALNSGASVFMADFEDANSPTWDNVVRGQLNLRDAVRKTISFTAENGKRYALNEQHAVLFVRPRGWHLPERHVLVDGKPISGSLFDFGLFFFHNAREQLQRGTGPYFYLPKMQSHLEARLWNDVFHLAQSELDIPRGTIKATVLIETLPAAFEMDEILHELREHSAGLNCGRWDYIFSFIKTLQSDASVVLPDRGQVTMDKGFLNAYSQLLIQTCHRRGAHAMGGMAAFIPIKGDAVANDAVMAKVRADKLREAKNGHDGTWVAHPGLVPVAKEIFDAQMKGPNQVANKREDVHVTEADLLQVPSGTRTEEGLRHNIRVGIQYTAAWLGGLGCVPLYNLMEDAATAEISRAQVWQWIHHGATLEDGRKVTPELFRELLAEEMARMAREGAPERYGPAHMEKSRALFEQLSTAPAFEDFLTLPAYEALDAKS from the coding sequence ATGGACGCCAGCACCCCCCAGGAATCTCCGGCATTCGGCCCCGGCGTGAGCGTCCAGGGGACCTGGCATCCGGACTACGCGGAGGTGCTGACGCAGGACGCCATGGCCTTCGTGGCGAAGCTGGCGCGCACCTTCGGGGAGCGGCGCGAGGCCCTGCTGGAGCGGCGCAAGAAGGTGGCGCAGGGCTGGCGCAAGGGGGAGCGCCCGCACTTCCTCCCGGAGACGGCGGACGTGCGCAAGGGCGACTGGACGGTGTCCCCGGTGCCCGCGGACCTGCAGGACCGGCGGGTGGAGATCACCGGTCCGGTGGACCGCAAGATGATCATCAACGCGCTCAACTCCGGCGCCAGCGTCTTCATGGCGGACTTCGAGGACGCCAACAGCCCCACCTGGGACAACGTGGTGCGCGGCCAGCTGAACCTGCGCGACGCCGTGCGCAAGACCATCTCCTTCACGGCGGAGAACGGGAAGCGGTACGCGCTGAACGAGCAGCACGCCGTCCTCTTCGTGCGCCCGCGCGGCTGGCACCTGCCGGAGCGCCACGTGCTTGTGGACGGCAAGCCCATCTCCGGCTCGCTCTTCGACTTCGGCCTGTTCTTCTTCCACAACGCCCGCGAGCAGCTCCAGCGCGGCACCGGCCCGTACTTCTACCTGCCCAAGATGCAGAGCCACCTGGAGGCCCGGCTGTGGAACGACGTGTTCCACCTGGCCCAGAGCGAGCTGGACATCCCGCGCGGCACCATCAAGGCCACGGTCCTCATCGAGACGCTGCCCGCCGCGTTCGAGATGGACGAAATCCTCCATGAGCTGCGCGAGCACTCGGCCGGCCTCAACTGCGGCCGCTGGGACTACATCTTCAGCTTCATCAAGACGCTCCAGTCGGACGCGTCCGTGGTGCTGCCCGACCGCGGTCAGGTCACCATGGACAAGGGCTTCCTCAACGCCTACTCGCAGCTGCTCATCCAGACCTGTCACCGCCGGGGCGCGCACGCCATGGGCGGCATGGCCGCCTTCATCCCCATCAAGGGCGACGCCGTCGCCAACGACGCGGTGATGGCCAAGGTCCGCGCGGACAAGCTGCGCGAGGCGAAGAACGGCCACGACGGCACCTGGGTCGCGCACCCCGGCCTCGTCCCGGTGGCGAAGGAGATCTTCGACGCGCAGATGAAGGGCCCGAACCAGGTGGCCAACAAGCGCGAGGACGTGCACGTCACGGAGGCGGACCTGCTCCAGGTTCCCTCCGGCACGCGCACCGAGGAGGGCCTGCGCCACAACATCCGCGTGGGCATCCAGTACACCGCCGCGTGGCTGGGCGGCCTGGGCTGCGTGCCCCTCTACAACCTGATGGAGGACGCGGCGACGGCGGAGATCTCCCGCGCCCAGGTGTGGCAGTGGATCCACCACGGGGCCACGCTGGAGGACGGCCGCAAGGTGACGCCGGAGCTGTTCCGCGAGCTGCTCGCGGAGGAGATGGCGCGGATGGCGCGCGAGGGCGCCCCCGAGCGCTACGGCCCCGCCCACATGGAGAAGTCCCGCGCGCTCTTCGAGCAGCTGTCCACCGCGCCCGCCTTCGAGGACTTCCTCACCCTGCCGGCCTACGAGGCCCTGGACGCGAAGTCCTGA